The Calliphora vicina chromosome 3, idCalVici1.1, whole genome shotgun sequence genome contains a region encoding:
- the Ccdc58 gene encoding protein MIX23: protein MAISYSCQDFLGFQDAIKKMRDMDDKIIYALNTSLPTESFKGQVDKEKTCKDLYAKLQDGHKQREEAIRSCIMLSAESLKSLREKRESQPDDYEVDKKFKSEQRKLRVLQSELNVEDIVKERSYKAFNERCRLYFRAGSSAL, encoded by the exons atggccATTTCATATAGCTGTCAAGATTTTCTAGGCTTCCAA GATGCCATCAAGAAGATGCGTGATATGgatgataaaattatttatgccCTAAACACATCACTGCCTACCGAATCATTCAAAGGTCAGGTGGATAAAGAGAAGACCTGTAAGGATTTATATGCTAAATTACAAGACGGCCACAAGCAACGTGAGGAAGCCATACGCAGTTGTATAATGTTATCGGCCGAATCTTTGAAGAGTCTAAGGGAAAAACGTGAGTCCCAGCCGGATGATTATGAGGTGGACAAGAAATTTAAGTCGGAGCAAAGAAag ctgCGTGTTTTGCAATCGGAATTGAATGTGGAGGATATTGTTAAAGAGCGTTCCTACAAGGCTTTCAATGAACGTTGTCGGTTATATTTTAGAGCTGGTTCCTCAGCTTTATGA